In Scophthalmus maximus strain ysfricsl-2021 chromosome 5, ASM2237912v1, whole genome shotgun sequence, a single window of DNA contains:
- the chtopa gene encoding chromatin target of PRMT1a yields MSAASSQKVVLKSTTKVSLNERFTNMLKNKQPTAVSIRATMQQQHLASARNRRLAQQMENRPSVQAALNHKQSLKQRLGKSNIQARLGRPIGVMMRGGAAGGRGGMRGMPRGSLRGRARGGVMRGALSLRGKRVSTGVPMRGRGPAGRHAMRRGARHRGGPAGRGGPLSRGALRGGVALRGGVALRGGVAIRGRGGLRGRGSFAGRGGRGRGRGRGVGQAAVTREQLDNQLDAYMSKTKGHLDAELDAYMAQADPDSME; encoded by the exons ATGAGTGCAGCCTCCTCCCAAAAGGTTGTCCTGAAAAGTACCACCAAAGTGTCCCTGAATGAGCG CTTCACTAACATGCTGAAGAACAAGCAGCCCACTGCGGTAAGCATTCGAGCCACCATGCAACAGCAGCATTTGGCCAGTGCCCGCAATCGCCGGCTGGCCCAACAGATGGAGAACCGGCCTTCAGTGCAAGCTGCGCTGAATCACAAGCAG AGCCTGAAGCAGCGCCTGGGGAAGAGCAACATCCAGGCCAGACTGGGCCGGCCCATCGGGGTAATGATGCGCGGCGGAGCTGccggaggtagaggaggaatgCGGGGGATGCCCAGAGGAAGCCTGCGAGGACGGGCGAGAGGAGGAGTAATGAGGGGAGCCCTTTCCCTGAGAG GGAAGAGAGTGTCTACAGGTGTCCCCATGCGAGGCCGTGGCCCTGCTGGCCGTCATGCAATGCGTAGAGGAGCCCGCCATCGTGGAGGACCTGCTGGAAGAGGAGGGCCTCTGTCCCGAGGAGCACTCAGAGGAGGTGTAGCACTCAGAGGAGGTGTAGCACTCAGAGGAGGTGTAGCAATCAGAG gcCGTGGTGGACTACGTGGACGTGGTAGTTTTGCTGGTCGAGGTGGTCGTGGCCGGGGGCGGGGCCGAGGTGTTGGCCAGGCAGCCGTGACCCGGGAACAACTGGACAACCAGCTGGATGCCTACATGTCAAAGACCAAAGGTCATCTGGATGCTGAACTGGATGCCTACATGGCTCAGGCAGACCCAGACAGTATGGAGTGA